In Planifilum fimeticola, a single window of DNA contains:
- the serS gene encoding serine--tRNA ligase yields the protein MLDVKLLRNRLDEVREKLKHRGEDISGLDDFAGLDRRRRELLQESEQLKNKRNTVSKEIARKKKQKEDASREIAEMRQVGERIKELDQELRQVEEELESVLLTLPNIPHESVPVGDSEEDNVPVRHWGEIPKFAFEPKPHWELARELDLLDFERAGRVTGSRFVFYKGAGARLERALMNFMLDLHIEKHGYTEMIPPYMVGRDSMIGTGQLPKFAEDSFAVADSDYYLIPTAEVPVTNYHRGEILSAEELPKKYAAFSACFRSEAGAAGRDTRGLIRLHQFNKVELVKLVRPEDSYEELEALVKDAEAVLQQLKLPYRVVLMCTADIGFAQSKKYDLEVWMPSYGTYREISSCSNFEDFQARRANIRFRREPKAKPEFVHTLNGSGLAIGRTVAAILENFQQEDGSILIPEVLRPYMGGMERISP from the coding sequence ATGCTGGATGTGAAATTGCTGCGCAACCGCTTGGATGAAGTGCGGGAAAAGTTGAAGCACCGCGGAGAAGACATCAGCGGCTTGGATGATTTCGCCGGCCTGGACCGGCGGCGCCGCGAGCTGCTCCAGGAGAGCGAACAGCTGAAAAACAAGCGCAACACCGTGTCCAAGGAGATCGCCCGAAAAAAGAAGCAGAAGGAAGACGCCTCCCGGGAGATCGCCGAAATGCGCCAGGTGGGGGAGCGGATCAAGGAACTGGACCAGGAGCTGCGCCAAGTGGAGGAGGAGTTGGAATCCGTCCTCCTCACCCTGCCCAACATTCCCCACGAGAGCGTCCCCGTCGGCGATTCCGAGGAGGACAACGTCCCCGTCCGCCATTGGGGGGAGATTCCGAAGTTCGCCTTTGAGCCGAAACCCCACTGGGAATTGGCGCGGGAGCTGGATCTCTTGGACTTTGAACGGGCCGGCCGGGTGACCGGTTCCCGCTTCGTCTTTTACAAGGGGGCCGGAGCCCGTCTGGAGCGGGCCCTGATGAACTTCATGCTCGACCTGCACATCGAGAAGCACGGCTACACGGAAATGATTCCGCCCTATATGGTGGGGCGCGACAGCATGATCGGAACCGGTCAACTTCCCAAGTTTGCCGAGGATTCCTTTGCCGTCGCCGACAGCGACTACTACCTGATCCCGACCGCGGAGGTTCCCGTGACCAACTATCACCGGGGCGAGATCCTGTCGGCGGAGGAACTGCCCAAAAAGTACGCCGCCTTCAGCGCCTGTTTCCGGTCCGAGGCCGGGGCCGCCGGCCGGGACACCCGGGGGCTGATCCGCCTTCACCAGTTTAACAAGGTGGAGTTGGTGAAGCTGGTCCGTCCCGAGGACTCCTATGAAGAATTGGAAGCGCTCGTAAAGGATGCGGAGGCGGTACTTCAGCAGCTTAAGCTTCCCTACCGGGTGGTGCTGATGTGCACCGCGGACATCGGGTTTGCCCAGAGCAAGAAGTACGATCTGGAAGTCTGGATGCCCAGCTACGGAACCTACCGGGAAATCTCCTCCTGCAGCAACTTCGAGGATTTCCAGGCCCGTCGCGCCAACATCCGCTTCCGCAGGGAACCGAAGGCCAAACCGGAGTTTGTCCACACCCTGAACGGATCGGGTCTGGCGATCGGCCGGACCGTGGCCGCCATCCTGGAAAACTTTCAGCAGGAAGACGGCAGCATCCTCATCCCGGAAGTGCTTCGCCCCTACATGGGCGGCATGGAGCGGATCTCCCCTTGA